A DNA window from Gallaecimonas xiamenensis 3-C-1 contains the following coding sequences:
- a CDS encoding efflux RND transporter periplasmic adaptor subunit — MKRTLLLGLAVLAPVALVALIYGAANAGQDSQQGQAWPAVKVALAEVTLAELPRRYQGIGELEATRQVQLTSEVAGRVTRIAFESGQQVQAGQLLVQLNDAVEQAERQRLEAQLRNTQAQLRRSKQLVADKLAPQEQLDNAEAARDMAKGELMRVEALIDQKAIKAPFAGVMGIRRVQLGQYLDTASPIANLVDGHRLKSNFALDERTLPGLALGQPVKVRVDAFPEEAFEAKVVAIDPLVGKSRTLQLQAELSNGDGRLKAGMFASIAVLRQDQPPALLVPQTAVTYSAYGDTVFVAEPGPAGLVVKRVTVQSGERWQGLVEITAGLEQGQQVVTSGQMKLADGMQVEAKADSLAALSLAGEAGL; from the coding sequence ATGAAGCGCACTTTGTTACTCGGGCTGGCAGTGCTGGCTCCCGTGGCCCTGGTAGCCTTGATTTATGGGGCTGCCAATGCCGGCCAGGACTCCCAGCAAGGCCAGGCCTGGCCGGCGGTCAAGGTGGCCCTGGCCGAGGTGACCCTGGCCGAGCTGCCAAGGCGTTACCAGGGCATAGGCGAGCTGGAAGCGACAAGGCAGGTACAGCTGACCAGCGAAGTGGCTGGCCGGGTTACCCGCATCGCCTTCGAATCCGGCCAGCAGGTCCAGGCAGGCCAGTTGTTGGTGCAACTGAACGACGCCGTCGAGCAGGCCGAACGGCAGCGGCTTGAGGCGCAGCTGCGCAACACCCAGGCCCAGCTCAGGCGCAGCAAGCAACTGGTAGCCGACAAACTGGCGCCCCAGGAACAGCTGGACAACGCCGAGGCGGCCAGGGATATGGCCAAGGGCGAGCTGATGCGGGTTGAGGCCCTGATTGACCAAAAGGCCATCAAGGCCCCCTTTGCCGGGGTCATGGGGATAAGGCGGGTGCAACTGGGCCAATACCTGGACACGGCTTCGCCTATTGCCAACCTGGTGGACGGCCACCGTCTCAAATCCAATTTTGCCCTGGACGAGCGGACCTTGCCGGGCCTGGCCCTGGGCCAGCCGGTCAAGGTGCGGGTTGATGCCTTCCCTGAAGAGGCCTTCGAGGCCAAGGTGGTGGCCATAGACCCCTTGGTGGGCAAATCCCGAACCCTGCAGCTGCAGGCCGAACTGAGCAACGGCGACGGCCGCCTTAAGGCCGGCATGTTCGCCAGCATTGCCGTGCTTCGCCAAGATCAGCCGCCGGCCCTGCTGGTGCCCCAGACGGCGGTGACCTACAGCGCCTATGGCGATACCGTCTTTGTTGCCGAACCTGGCCCGGCCGGGCTGGTGGTCAAGCGGGTGACGGTGCAAAGCGGCGAGCGCTGGCAGGGGCTGGTGGAGATCACGGCGGGCTTGGAGCAGGGCCAGCAGGTGGTGACCTCGGGGCAGATGAAGCTGGCTGACGGCATGCAGGTGGAGGCCAAGGCCGACAGCCTGGCCGCCTTGTCCCTGGCCGGGGAGGCAGGCCTGTGA
- a CDS encoding TonB-dependent siderophore receptor: protein MPPSSCKLLPLAALLGLSTAQADEVERLTVRYHQAYRGDIPNKALPQAIETLDRQLLDNSAASRFQDALDFSASISRQNNSGGLWDSFALRGFPGNENMPSAYLVDGFSAGRGFSGTRDLANVAYIEVLKGPGSALYGRSEPGGTVNIITKKPQYQTEGYLKAELGRFQHQRLEGDFTTGLSERLAFRINGAWQDSDSFRDQVFIKKKLVSPSLRYQLAEDAALLYSGEFIDQQQLFDRGLVALDGIALPDSRYLGEPDDGPTQVKGSGHQLNYQQQLAGGWSLQAGLNLRHSTLNGYSSDAELSPSRQSLFEDGRSLDRQRRYRDYHSDDSSLRLELSGALDTGPVRHHLLLGSDAYRYELATGLYRYRGPKGSYSLDILAPQYGQNAPEVALLYDNREVQKAFGGYLQDQMDLSKQVKLLLGLRFDHYQQRIHELASGQRSQRSQSRLSPRLGLVYVLSDSLSLYGSYSEGFVPLSGTDYQGHPFGVEESQSLELGLKFELQAVSGTLALFDADKSNILVADPVNVGFSAPLGQARSRGLELDIKADLGDNLQARLSYAYLDTQTTSDSLNADWGLAVPKGSPLVNIPRHNLSLMLSQSLQPLGLDGDTGLSYRFVDSRLGDAADLSFRLAPYSLVGLFLHLQLDDNLKLALNLDNLFDQSYIDSSYNALWAYPGAPRNLKASLTYAF from the coding sequence ATGCCCCCAAGCTCTTGCAAACTGCTGCCCCTGGCGGCGCTCCTTGGCCTAAGCACGGCCCAGGCCGATGAGGTGGAACGCCTCACCGTCCGCTACCACCAGGCTTACAGGGGTGACATTCCCAACAAGGCCCTGCCCCAAGCCATTGAAACCCTGGACAGACAACTGCTGGACAACAGTGCCGCCAGCCGCTTCCAGGACGCCTTGGATTTTTCTGCCAGCATCAGCCGGCAGAACAACAGCGGCGGCCTCTGGGACAGCTTTGCCCTGCGCGGTTTTCCCGGCAACGAAAACATGCCGTCGGCCTACCTGGTGGACGGTTTTAGCGCCGGGCGTGGTTTCAGCGGCACCCGGGACCTGGCCAACGTGGCCTATATCGAGGTGCTCAAAGGGCCGGGGTCGGCCCTTTACGGCCGCTCCGAACCGGGGGGCACCGTCAACATCATCACCAAAAAACCCCAATACCAGACCGAGGGCTACCTCAAGGCTGAGTTGGGACGCTTTCAGCACCAACGCCTGGAAGGGGACTTCACCACCGGCCTGAGCGAACGCCTGGCCTTTCGCATCAACGGCGCCTGGCAGGACAGCGACAGTTTCCGCGACCAGGTCTTCATCAAGAAAAAGCTGGTCAGCCCCTCGCTGCGCTACCAATTGGCGGAAGATGCAGCCTTGCTATATAGCGGCGAGTTTATCGACCAGCAGCAGCTGTTCGACCGGGGCCTGGTGGCTCTGGACGGCATTGCCCTGCCCGACTCGCGTTACCTGGGCGAACCCGATGACGGCCCCACCCAGGTCAAGGGATCCGGGCACCAGCTGAACTACCAGCAGCAACTGGCCGGGGGCTGGTCCCTGCAGGCCGGCCTTAACCTGCGCCACTCGACACTGAACGGCTATTCCTCCGACGCCGAACTGTCCCCCAGTCGCCAAAGCCTGTTCGAGGACGGCCGCAGCCTGGACCGCCAAAGGCGCTACCGCGACTACCATTCCGACGACAGTTCCCTGCGCCTGGAACTGAGCGGCGCCCTGGACACGGGCCCGGTGCGCCACCACCTGCTGCTGGGCAGCGATGCCTACCGCTATGAACTGGCCACCGGCCTCTACCGTTACCGGGGCCCAAAAGGCAGCTACAGCCTGGACATACTGGCTCCTCAGTACGGCCAGAATGCCCCCGAGGTAGCCCTGCTCTATGACAACAGGGAGGTCCAGAAGGCCTTCGGCGGCTACCTGCAGGATCAGATGGACTTGAGCAAGCAGGTCAAGCTGCTGCTGGGTCTGCGCTTTGACCACTACCAGCAGCGCATTCATGAGCTGGCTTCAGGGCAGCGTTCCCAACGCAGCCAAAGCCGCCTGAGCCCGCGCCTTGGCCTGGTCTATGTGCTGAGCGACAGCCTCAGCCTCTACGGCAGTTATTCCGAAGGCTTTGTGCCCCTGAGCGGCACCGACTACCAAGGCCACCCCTTCGGAGTGGAGGAAAGCCAGTCGCTGGAACTGGGGCTCAAGTTCGAGCTGCAGGCGGTCAGTGGCACCCTGGCCCTATTCGATGCGGACAAGTCCAATATCTTGGTGGCCGACCCCGTCAACGTCGGTTTCTCGGCGCCTCTGGGCCAGGCCCGCAGCCGAGGCCTGGAACTGGATATCAAGGCCGACCTCGGCGACAACCTGCAAGCCAGGCTGTCTTACGCCTACCTGGACACCCAAACCACCAGCGACAGCCTCAACGCCGATTGGGGGCTGGCGGTGCCCAAGGGCAGCCCCCTGGTCAATATTCCCCGCCATAACCTCAGCCTGATGCTGAGCCAGTCCCTGCAGCCCCTCGGCCTGGATGGGGACACCGGCCTGAGTTACCGCTTCGTGGACAGCCGCCTGGGCGACGCCGCCGACCTGAGCTTTCGCCTGGCGCCCTACAGCTTGGTGGGCCTGTTCCTGCACCTGCAGCTGGACGACAACCTCAAGCTGGCCCTGAACCTGGACAACCTGTTCGACCAAAGCTACATCGACAGCAGCTATAACGCGCTCTGGGCCTACCCGGGCGCGCCGCGCAACCTAAAAGCGAGCCTGACCTATGCCTTCTGA
- a CDS encoding Lpp/OprI family alanine-zipper lipoprotein, with translation MKRTVMLAALVLGSTALFGCTSNNMDSQAEMLSNKIDQLSSKVDQLASDQAMMKKDIQDAKAAAESASMEARRANQRIDNMSSTYYKK, from the coding sequence ATGAAGCGTACAGTGATGTTGGCGGCGCTGGTCTTAGGCTCTACCGCGCTCTTTGGTTGCACCAGCAACAACATGGACAGCCAGGCTGAAATGCTGTCCAACAAGATTGACCAACTGAGCAGCAAAGTCGACCAACTGGCCTCTGACCAGGCCATGATGAAAAAGGACATTCAGGACGCCAAGGCCGCAGCCGAAAGCGCCAGCATGGAGGCCCGCAGGGCCAACCAGCGAATCGACAACATGTCGTCGACCTACTACAAGAAATAA
- a CDS encoding YqaE/Pmp3 family membrane protein → MDLIRILFAILLPPLGVFLQVGLGGAFWLNILLTLFGYLPGIIHAVWVIAKR, encoded by the coding sequence ATGGATCTTATCCGCATCCTCTTTGCCATTTTGCTGCCGCCCCTGGGGGTCTTTTTGCAAGTGGGGCTGGGCGGGGCCTTCTGGCTCAATATTCTGCTGACCTTGTTCGGCTACCTGCCGGGCATCATCCACGCGGTTTGGGTGATCGCCAAACGCTGA
- a CDS encoding DoxX family membrane protein has translation MQSRLDRILASSGFWLLARLCLALMFLCSGLAKVLDWQGGLQEMQGAGLNPPWLFNLATASLLLLGSALLLLDRALWLGAAALAVFLLLTIPLVHHFWLLEGSAAQLSLYFALEHLAVVGGLMAVAIASRLRQLLVGGLV, from the coding sequence ATGCAATCTAGACTCGATAGGATCTTGGCCAGCAGTGGCTTTTGGTTGTTGGCCCGGCTTTGCCTGGCCCTGATGTTCTTGTGTTCGGGCCTGGCCAAGGTCCTGGACTGGCAGGGCGGCCTGCAGGAAATGCAGGGGGCTGGCCTCAATCCCCCTTGGCTTTTCAACCTGGCTACCGCCAGCTTGCTGTTGTTGGGGTCCGCCCTGTTGTTGCTGGACAGGGCCCTGTGGCTGGGGGCGGCTGCCCTGGCGGTATTCTTGCTGTTGACCATTCCCCTGGTACACCACTTCTGGCTGCTTGAAGGTAGCGCCGCCCAGCTTTCCCTCTATTTCGCCCTGGAACACCTGGCCGTGGTGGGGGGCCTGATGGCGGTGGCCATTGCCAGCCGCCTGCGCCAGTTGCTGGTAGGAGGGCTGGTATGA
- a CDS encoding L,D-transpeptidase family protein, which produces MRLLLSLLLLSFGVSATPYPLPDADSAYLGRIINHKVKQGDYFEAIARRYSVGPLNIIEANPGIDPLLPPPGTHLLLPTAMLLPKVERRGIVINLAELRLYYFDQAHKQVHVFPVGIGRIGLDTPLGQTTIINKQKDPVWRPTKGTRERYAEQGKTLPEQVPAGPDNPLGQYAMRLGFGNGEYLIHGTNLEAGIGMRVSAGCIRLEPRDIESLFKMVPAGTPVRVINQPVKTSVEPNGNVYLEVHEPLSRPNNEEGKTLRLSKSQQKLLSNPALSSAKVSQTLLRQPGLPVKVGRLEKEKAP; this is translated from the coding sequence ATGCGCCTGCTATTGAGTCTGCTGTTGCTGAGCTTTGGCGTCAGCGCCACCCCCTACCCCTTGCCCGATGCCGACAGCGCCTACCTGGGCCGCATCATCAACCACAAGGTCAAGCAAGGGGACTACTTCGAAGCCATAGCCCGCCGCTACAGTGTCGGGCCGTTAAACATCATCGAGGCCAACCCAGGTATCGACCCCCTGCTGCCGCCCCCAGGCACCCATCTGTTGCTGCCCACCGCCATGCTGCTGCCCAAGGTGGAACGGCGGGGTATCGTCATCAACTTGGCGGAGCTGCGTCTTTACTATTTCGACCAGGCCCACAAACAGGTGCATGTGTTCCCGGTGGGCATAGGCCGTATCGGCCTGGACACCCCCCTGGGCCAAACCACCATCATCAACAAGCAAAAGGACCCGGTCTGGCGCCCCACCAAAGGCACCCGCGAGCGTTATGCCGAGCAAGGAAAAACCCTGCCCGAGCAGGTGCCGGCCGGGCCGGACAATCCCCTTGGCCAATACGCCATGCGTTTGGGCTTTGGTAACGGCGAGTACCTTATCCACGGCACCAACCTGGAAGCGGGTATAGGTATGAGGGTCAGCGCCGGCTGTATCCGCCTGGAGCCTCGGGATATCGAGAGCCTGTTCAAGATGGTACCGGCCGGCACCCCGGTGCGGGTGATCAACCAACCGGTCAAGACCTCGGTGGAGCCAAACGGCAACGTGTACCTGGAGGTGCACGAGCCCCTGTCCAGGCCCAACAACGAAGAAGGCAAGACCCTGCGCCTGAGCAAATCCCAGCAGAAGCTGCTCAGCAACCCGGCCCTGAGCAGTGCCAAGGTCAGCCAGACCCTGCTGCGCCAGCCGGGCCTGCCGGTGAAGGTGGGCAGGTTGGAGAAAGAAAAGGCGCCTTAA
- a CDS encoding branched-chain amino acid aminotransferase, with amino-acid sequence MSHPLSIEPCDAPTSTEQRQALLHNPVFGKVFTDHMVTAQHSADKGWHQARLKARHDFQFSPGTTVLHYGLEIFEGLKAYRQANGSVALFRPEANAKRFANSARRLAMPPLPEAMFVESVKALAQLDKDWIPQQDFASLYLRPFMIATDATLGLKPAEECLFSVIACPVGAYFKGGAAAVSLWVSDHFTRAAPGGTGDAKCGGNYAAAMVAQLEASRQGCDQVVFLDAVERLWVEELGGMNVFFVFDDGSIQTPPLTGTILPGITRDSILQLAMDKGLTVREERYSIDQWQQDAQSGRLVEAFACGTAAVVTPIGSVRGNRHEFTIGNGQGGEVTAMLKGALLDIQYGRADDPHGWMLALD; translated from the coding sequence ATGAGCCATCCGCTGTCCATTGAGCCCTGCGACGCCCCCACCTCCACCGAACAGCGCCAGGCGCTGCTGCATAACCCGGTATTTGGCAAAGTCTTTACCGACCACATGGTGACGGCGCAGCACAGCGCCGATAAGGGATGGCACCAGGCCCGGCTCAAGGCACGCCATGACTTCCAGTTCTCCCCCGGCACCACAGTGCTGCACTATGGCCTGGAGATCTTCGAAGGGCTCAAGGCCTACCGCCAGGCCAACGGTTCCGTTGCCCTGTTCCGCCCCGAGGCCAACGCCAAGCGCTTTGCCAACTCGGCCCGCCGCCTGGCCATGCCGCCCCTGCCCGAGGCCATGTTCGTCGAATCGGTCAAGGCCCTGGCCCAGTTGGACAAAGACTGGATCCCCCAGCAGGACTTTGCCTCCCTGTACCTGCGCCCCTTTATGATCGCCACCGACGCCACCCTGGGCCTCAAACCCGCCGAAGAGTGTCTGTTCAGCGTCATCGCCTGCCCGGTGGGGGCCTACTTCAAAGGGGGCGCCGCCGCCGTTTCCCTTTGGGTGTCTGACCATTTCACCCGCGCCGCCCCCGGCGGCACCGGCGACGCCAAATGCGGCGGCAACTACGCGGCGGCCATGGTGGCCCAGCTGGAAGCCAGCCGCCAAGGTTGTGACCAGGTGGTGTTCCTGGACGCGGTGGAAAGGCTCTGGGTGGAAGAGCTGGGGGGCATGAACGTCTTTTTCGTGTTCGACGACGGCTCCATCCAAACCCCGCCCCTGACCGGCACCATACTGCCCGGCATCACCCGCGACTCCATACTGCAACTGGCCATGGACAAGGGCCTGACGGTGCGCGAAGAGCGTTACTCCATCGACCAATGGCAGCAGGACGCCCAAAGCGGCCGGCTGGTGGAAGCCTTCGCCTGCGGCACCGCCGCCGTGGTCACCCCCATAGGGTCGGTCAGGGGCAACCGCCACGAATTCACCATTGGCAACGGCCAGGGTGGCGAAGTGACCGCCATGCTCAAAGGCGCCCTGCTGGATATCCAGTACGGCCGCGCCGACGACCCCCACGGCTGGATGCTGGCCCTGGACTGA
- a CDS encoding DUF1624 domain-containing protein: MPSETALNRRIGSIDMMRGLVMLLMLVDHVRERFYLHMQVTDPMTLDSTSPGLFLSRFAAHFCAPTFVFLTGLSAWLYSQKPGRSARSFLAKRGLFLIALELTLVTFSWMGSYQTLYLQVIWAIGLSMLALAALASLPRPWLLALGLVIVFGHNLLSPISLQPGDWGYSLWTVLHDRGYLISQGPLAVKVSYPVLPWIGVILLGYGAGPLYGRTLPAARRHQWLLALGLGCLVLFALLRGLNLYGESLPWQQGSNLGWTLMSLFNLTKYPPSLAFLLVTLGGMFLGLLAFERPLGRLGSWLSDFGAAPMFFYLLHLYVLLGLYSLAIALLGPNHGTLLGVDSIAWVWLISAALALYFPTRAFSAFKQRQPWPLLKYL; this comes from the coding sequence ATGCCTTCTGAGACTGCCCTTAACCGCCGTATCGGCAGCATCGACATGATGCGTGGCCTGGTGATGCTGCTGATGCTGGTAGACCATGTCAGGGAGAGGTTTTACCTGCACATGCAGGTCACCGATCCCATGACCCTGGACAGCACCAGCCCCGGCCTGTTCCTGAGCCGCTTTGCCGCCCACTTCTGCGCGCCCACCTTCGTGTTCCTGACCGGCCTTTCCGCCTGGCTTTACAGCCAAAAGCCCGGCCGCAGTGCCCGCAGCTTCCTGGCCAAAAGGGGCCTGTTCCTGATCGCCCTTGAGCTGACCCTGGTGACCTTTTCCTGGATGGGCAGTTACCAGACCCTGTACCTGCAGGTGATCTGGGCCATTGGCCTGAGCATGCTGGCCCTGGCCGCGCTGGCGAGCCTGCCAAGGCCCTGGCTGCTGGCCCTGGGGTTGGTCATTGTTTTTGGCCACAACCTGCTGTCTCCCATCAGCCTGCAACCGGGAGACTGGGGATACAGCCTTTGGACTGTGCTGCACGACAGAGGCTACCTCATCAGCCAAGGCCCCCTGGCGGTGAAGGTGAGCTACCCCGTGTTGCCTTGGATAGGGGTTATCCTGCTGGGCTATGGCGCAGGCCCCCTTTATGGCCGCACCCTGCCGGCGGCGCGCCGCCACCAGTGGCTGCTGGCCCTGGGCCTTGGCTGCCTGGTGCTGTTTGCCTTGCTAAGGGGCCTTAATCTCTACGGTGAAAGCCTCCCCTGGCAGCAGGGCAGCAACCTGGGCTGGACCCTGATGTCCCTGTTCAACCTTACCAAGTACCCGCCATCATTGGCCTTCCTGCTGGTGACCCTGGGTGGCATGTTCCTTGGCCTGCTGGCCTTCGAACGGCCCCTTGGCCGGTTGGGAAGCTGGCTCAGCGACTTTGGCGCCGCCCCCATGTTCTTCTACCTGTTGCACCTCTATGTGCTGCTGGGGCTCTACAGCCTGGCCATAGCCCTGCTCGGTCCCAACCACGGCACCCTGCTGGGGGTGGACAGCATCGCCTGGGTCTGGTTGATCAGCGCCGCCCTGGCCCTGTACTTCCCCACCCGCGCCTTTAGCGCCTTCAAGCAGCGCCAGCCCTGGCCGCTCCTCAAATACCTGTAA
- a CDS encoding MexW/MexI family multidrug efflux RND transporter permease subunit: MTFTDKFVRRPVLALVVSALILLLGVFALGKLPIRQYPLLESATITITTQYPGASSELMQGFVTQPITQAVASVEGIDYLSSSSVQGRSLVTLRLALNRDSTQAMTEVMAKVSSVRYKLPQAAYDPVIERSNGESTAVAYVGFSSDSLSIPALTDYLSRVVEPRFASIEGVAKVQSFGGQHLAMRLWLDNERLAGRGLTAVDVAEAVRRNNFQAAPGEVKGQFVVSSVRVNTELASVDDFRDLVVRSDQDGQVRIRDIGTVELAAAATETSAMMDGKPAVHLGIFATPKGNPLVVVDGIRQLLPQIEQTLPPGVKVDLAFETARFIQASIDEVMHTLLEALVIVIVVIYLCLGSARSVLIPVATIPLSMLGALGLMLAFGFSINLLTLLAMVLAIGLVVDDAIVVVENVHRHIEEGSSPVVAALMGAREVAGPVIAMTITLAAVYTPIGLMGGLTGALFKEFALTLAGAVVVSGVVALTLSPVMSSLLLAPKQQEGAMARFAEGLFNGLSRRYGRLLAWSLARPWLTAAFGALVLLSLPLLYQLPKQELAPVEDQASVLTAIKSPQYANLDYVEHFAKALDKVYLSIPETESTWIINGTDGPADSFGGINLSSWESRTRDASQIQAQLQQAVGDVEGSSIFAFQLPPLPGSTGGLPVQLVLRSPLDYPQLYATMEQLKAQARQSGLFAVVDSDLDYNKPVVQLQIDRAKANSLGIAMADIGESLAVLVGENYVNRFPLDGRAYDVIPQSVKEQRLSPQALARQYLRTRDHGLVPLSTVVILSRAVEPNKRTQFDQQNAATLQAIPMPGVSLGEAVAFLDQAARQLPADFSHDWQSDSRQYVQEGNTLVFAFLAALVVIYLVLAAQYESLVDPLIILITVPLSICGALLPLALGWASLNIYTQIGLVTLIGLISKHGILMVEFANELQVSRRLDRGQAILEAAKIRLRPVLMTTAAMVFGLIPLLFASGAGAASRFGLGLVIVCGMLVGTLFTLFVLPGVYRLLARDHQALGATERAKQLASVPAP; encoded by the coding sequence GTGACCTTTACCGACAAATTCGTACGCCGGCCGGTGCTGGCGCTGGTGGTCAGCGCCCTTATCCTGCTGCTTGGCGTCTTTGCCCTGGGCAAGCTGCCCATACGCCAGTATCCGCTGCTGGAAAGTGCCACCATCACCATCACCACCCAGTATCCCGGGGCCAGCTCGGAGCTGATGCAGGGCTTTGTCACCCAGCCTATCACCCAGGCGGTGGCCTCGGTGGAAGGCATAGATTACCTGTCCTCTTCTTCGGTACAGGGGCGCAGCCTGGTGACCCTGCGCCTGGCCCTTAACCGCGACTCCACCCAGGCCATGACCGAGGTGATGGCCAAGGTCAGTTCGGTGCGCTACAAGCTGCCCCAAGCCGCCTATGATCCCGTCATCGAGCGCTCCAACGGCGAGTCTACCGCCGTGGCCTATGTGGGCTTTTCCAGTGATAGCCTGTCTATCCCGGCCCTGACCGACTACCTGTCGCGGGTGGTGGAGCCGCGTTTTGCGTCCATCGAAGGGGTGGCCAAGGTGCAGAGCTTCGGTGGCCAGCACCTGGCCATGCGGCTTTGGCTGGACAACGAACGGCTGGCGGGGCGGGGGCTGACGGCGGTGGACGTGGCCGAGGCGGTGCGGCGCAACAACTTCCAGGCGGCGCCAGGGGAGGTCAAGGGCCAGTTTGTGGTGTCCAGTGTGCGGGTCAATACCGAATTGGCCAGCGTCGATGACTTTCGCGACCTGGTGGTGCGCAGCGACCAGGACGGCCAGGTGCGGATCCGCGACATAGGCACCGTTGAGCTGGCGGCGGCTGCCACCGAAACCAGTGCCATGATGGATGGCAAACCGGCCGTTCACCTGGGGATCTTCGCCACTCCCAAGGGTAATCCCCTGGTGGTGGTGGACGGCATTCGCCAGTTGCTGCCGCAGATAGAGCAAACCCTGCCGCCCGGGGTCAAGGTGGACCTGGCTTTTGAAACGGCCCGTTTTATCCAGGCGTCCATCGACGAGGTGATGCATACCCTGCTCGAGGCCCTGGTGATCGTCATCGTCGTCATCTATCTCTGCCTGGGGTCGGCCCGCAGCGTGCTGATCCCGGTGGCCACCATTCCCCTTTCCATGCTCGGGGCCCTGGGCCTGATGCTGGCCTTCGGTTTCAGCATCAACCTGCTGACGTTGTTGGCCATGGTGCTGGCCATAGGGTTGGTGGTGGACGACGCCATAGTGGTGGTGGAAAACGTGCACCGCCATATCGAGGAGGGCAGCAGCCCGGTGGTGGCGGCGCTGATGGGGGCAAGGGAGGTGGCCGGCCCTGTCATTGCCATGACCATTACCCTGGCTGCCGTCTACACCCCCATAGGCCTGATGGGGGGCCTGACCGGCGCCTTGTTCAAGGAGTTTGCCCTGACCCTGGCCGGCGCCGTGGTGGTGTCCGGGGTGGTGGCCCTGACCCTGTCACCTGTGATGAGTTCGCTGCTGCTGGCGCCCAAGCAGCAGGAAGGGGCCATGGCCCGCTTTGCCGAGGGATTGTTCAACGGCCTTAGCCGCCGTTACGGCCGGCTGCTGGCCTGGTCTTTGGCGCGCCCCTGGCTGACGGCGGCCTTTGGTGCCCTGGTGCTGTTGAGCCTGCCGCTGCTTTACCAGTTGCCCAAGCAGGAGCTGGCTCCGGTGGAGGATCAGGCCAGTGTACTGACGGCCATCAAGTCGCCCCAATACGCCAACCTCGATTATGTGGAGCATTTTGCCAAGGCCCTCGATAAGGTCTACCTGAGCATTCCCGAGACCGAAAGCACCTGGATCATCAACGGCACCGACGGCCCGGCCGACAGTTTTGGAGGCATTAACCTGTCCTCCTGGGAAAGCCGCACGCGGGATGCTTCCCAGATCCAGGCCCAGTTGCAGCAGGCGGTCGGTGACGTGGAAGGCAGCAGCATCTTCGCCTTTCAGCTGCCGCCGCTGCCCGGCTCCACCGGCGGCCTGCCGGTGCAGCTGGTGCTAAGAAGCCCCCTGGACTACCCCCAGCTGTACGCCACCATGGAGCAGCTCAAGGCCCAGGCCCGCCAAAGTGGCTTGTTTGCAGTGGTGGACAGCGACCTGGACTACAACAAGCCGGTGGTGCAGCTGCAGATAGACAGGGCCAAGGCCAATAGCCTGGGGATCGCCATGGCCGACATCGGCGAGTCCCTGGCGGTGCTGGTGGGAGAAAACTACGTGAACCGCTTCCCTCTGGACGGCCGTGCCTACGACGTCATTCCCCAAAGCGTCAAGGAACAGCGGCTGAGCCCCCAGGCCCTGGCCCGCCAGTACCTGCGCACCCGCGACCATGGCTTGGTGCCCCTGTCCACTGTGGTGATCCTGAGCCGGGCGGTGGAGCCCAACAAGCGCACCCAGTTCGACCAGCAGAACGCCGCCACCCTGCAGGCCATTCCCATGCCGGGGGTGTCGCTGGGAGAGGCAGTGGCCTTCCTCGACCAGGCCGCCCGGCAGCTGCCGGCCGATTTCAGCCATGACTGGCAGTCGGACTCACGGCAATACGTGCAGGAGGGTAACACCCTGGTCTTTGCCTTCCTGGCGGCCCTGGTGGTGATTTACCTGGTACTGGCGGCCCAGTATGAAAGCCTAGTGGACCCGCTGATCATCCTGATCACCGTCCCCCTTTCCATCTGCGGCGCCCTGCTGCCCCTGGCCCTGGGCTGGGCCAGCCTCAACATCTATACCCAGATAGGGCTGGTGACCCTGATAGGCCTTATCAGCAAGCACGGCATACTGATGGTGGAGTTCGCCAACGAACTGCAGGTCAGCCGCCGTTTGGACAGGGGCCAGGCGATATTGGAGGCGGCCAAGATCCGGCTAAGGCCGGTGCTGATGACCACGGCGGCCATGGTGTTTGGCCTGATCCCGCTGCTCTTTGCCAGCGGCGCCGGTGCGGCCAGCCGCTTTGGCCTTGGCCTGGTGATCGTCTGCGGCATGTTGGTGGGAACCCTCTTCACCCTGTTCGTGCTGCCCGGCGTCTACCGGCTGCTGGCCCGTGACCACCAGGCGCTGGGCGCCACCGAGCGGGCCAAACAGCTGGCATCGGTGCCGGCCCCTTAA